The Tripterygium wilfordii isolate XIE 37 chromosome 23, ASM1340144v1, whole genome shotgun sequence genomic sequence GGAGACTTTGGGGGTGAAGAAGTACAGTGTTGTGGGGACCAGTTACGGCGGGTTCGTGGCGTACCACATGGCGAAGCAGTGGCCGGAGAGGGTGGAGAAGGTGGTAATAGCGAGTTCGGGAGTAAATATGCGGAGGAGAGACTGTGAGGAGCTGGTGACGGAGAGGGCCAAGTTGGAGAGGATTGATGAATTGTTGCTGCCGGAGAGTGGGTCTCAGTTGAGGACCTTGATGGGGCTCGTTATGTACAGGAAACCCAACCTGGTCATACCAAATTTTCTCTTGAATGATTTTGTGCATGTaagttattatttatttatttatttctcctCCTTTATTCTTAAAACGAAAACTCtatatccctaacaatttcttccataacaTACCATAACAATATTactacgttatctaattacactgaatttcgttattacattATCTTTTTACATTGACTTTTGTTATTACGTTgcctaattacattgaattttgttattacgttgtctaattacatattATGCCTTATTATGACTTAATTTGTAAGGGATACCTAGCACTCCCGTTCTTAAAAACATTATTCGAACCAACGAGAGATGATTTGATTGTCAATCGATTAAGTTAGGCGTATATGTGTCTAAGGTTCGATTCAAATCGCAAACATATTTCtatgtggtatttcaaaaaaaaaacattattcgagatttttatttgaaattacacgtcattttttttataataatattgatTATAAGAATGTGTTCCACATTTTGATTATGAGAATGTGTTCTACATTCTTCTaacataaaatcatgaaaatataTGTAACTGAAAACTCTATAAAATAAATAccgaaaaattataaaatttcataaagtttttattttaacaataaattatattttatttccACTAACTTTACggtgggtgggtgggtgggAGAACAAGTCTGACTTTTTTTAGGATGTTCTATATGCGTGTTGCCTTTTAGGTTCTCTTTAATTTTCCATTAGCTTTCAGTTTCTAGATATTTGCTTATCAATGTGGAGCATGAAGCATGGACCATGGTTAGTTAATTAGATGGTAGCAGTGCATAAATACTAGCATCTATGTTTGTTGGACTCCTTAATTAGTCATCCTTCCTTTTTGAAACGGGGAGAAGATTCAAACCCTGATCACCAAGATGCTATATATCAtctttaccactccaactacTAGCTCGGGTCTCTAGCCTTTAAAATCAAATTATGTTTAGTTCATATATAGTTTTAAGTCGTTTTGTTTTGTTATGTAAATGCAGAAATTGTACAAAgagaagaggaaggagaagCAGGAACTTCTAGAGGGGATAACCCTTGGAAGGGATGACACAGTTACTATTTCCCCACTTCAGCAGGTGATCCCTCTCAATCATAATACAACTTTAATTGTTGCAAAAAGAAGCTATTTGGTACATTATTATCATCATCCTTTTTTAGTTCTAATTTTGTATAGATAATATGAGTGGGCAGTGGtagtatatacacacacacatatatatttatttaatttggtGGCTTTGTTGTAAGGATGTGTTACTAATATGGGGGGAGCATGACCAGATATTTCCCTTAGAGATGGGTAAAGAACTCAAACAGTAAGTATCTCATCAcatctactcttttttttttttttaaacggggaGAGTTTCTAACCCCTGGTCATCAAAGTGATATACATGCAATTTTTACCACTTGAACTAGTGACTCGGTTGTATCATATCAATCTAATTAAACCCAATTGAATTAGATCATGCATTA encodes the following:
- the LOC119993530 gene encoding 2-hydroxy-6-oxononadienedioate/2-hydroxy-6-oxononatrienedioate hydrolase codes for the protein MEIPSFLSPVSLYSAYLRRCCTTYGLTSQSINIDDDETTIHFWGPTNNQNKQSLVLLHGFGPVCLWQWGPQIQFLSSLFNLYVPDLIFFGKSTTKSPERSETFQAACVAKLMETLGVKKYSVVGTSYGGFVAYHMAKQWPERVEKVVIASSGVNMRRRDCEELVTERAKLERIDELLLPESGSQLRTLMGLVMYRKPNLVIPNFLLNDFVHKLYKEKRKEKQELLEGITLGRDDTVTISPLQQDVLLIWGEHDQIFPLEMGKELKQILGEKARLEVIKTASHVPQLEHPSPFNNMVRGFLCGSSCPV